AATGCCGAGGGGTTCCTGGTCGAAGCCCATGCCAAGCTGCGACCGGTGGACTTTTCATCGGAAGGCATCTTCATGGCCGGCCTGGCTCACTATCCCAAATCCATCGATGAAACCATCGCCCAGGCCCAGGCCGCCGTGTCGCGTGCCTCCACCATCCTGAGCAAGGACCACATCTGGGTGGGCGGCGTCATTGCCGTGGTCGACCCCGACCGCTGCGCGGTCTGCCTGACCTGCGTGCGCACCTGTCCCTACCATGTGCCATATATCGGCAAGGAGGGCTATGCGGTCATCGATGCGGCCGGATGTCAGGGCTGCGGCATGTGCGTCTCCGAATGCCCGGGCAAGGCCATCACGCTGAAACACTTTACCGATCAGCAGTTGATCGCCAAAACCGATGCCCTGTTTGCCGAATGCCTCGCGCGGTAGTAATGAATGACAAGGCGAAAATACCCCATGGGCATGGATGGTCCATGGGCCACTCATCACCAACAAGGGAAAGGAAGAGGCTATGAGTACAACCTACGAGCCACAAATTGTCGCCTACTGCTGCAAGTACTGCGCCTACGCAGCCGGCGATCTGGCGGGTTCCATGCGGCTCAACTATCCGTCCAACGTCAAAGTGATCCAGGTGCCCTGCACCGGCCGCGTGGATATTCTGCACCTGCTGCGGGCCATCGAGGACGGTGCCGACGCCGTCTATGTGGCCGGGTGAATGGAGGGTGAATGTCATTTCCTGGAAGGAAATCTCAAAGCCCGCCGCAAAGTCGAATATGTGAAACGAACCTTGAAACAACTCAACATGGACGAGGGACGCGTGGAGATGTTCAATCTCTCCTCGGCCCAGGGTCCGCGGTTTGCCGAAATCGCAACCGAAATGACCGAAAGGGCCAAAACGCTTGGACCGAGTCCGCTCAATCCGTGTGTGGAAAAAGTGTAAAACGTTAAGTGTTTAAGTTTGAAGTGAAGGAAGAGATCGATCGGGCAGGTGCGGCTCATTTATATAATGGACATCGTAAGGGCTGGGTTTGTCCCCGCCCGTGCGGCAGTACCAATGCCTTGAGTAAACGAAAAGGCAAACCGGCAAAACGAGGTGAATCATGATAGTTGCTGACCGAAAACCCCTGGAGGAGCTCCAGGCAATGATCGAGCCGTACAACAAAATTATGTTGGTCGGCTGCAAAGGATGCGTGACGGTGTGCAACGTCGGCGGGCTGAAGGAGGTCCAGATCCTGGCCTCCACGCTGCGGATCGCGCGCAAGGCCGCGGGACGGCCCGTCCAGATCGAAGAGCGCGTGCTCGAACGCCAATGCGACCCCGAGTATGTGGAGCAGCTGCGCGACAATTGCGATCAATTCGAGGCGGTGCTCTCCATGGCCTGTGGGGTAGGCCCCCAGTTTCTCTCCGAAGCGTTCCCCAGCCAGCGTTTCTTCCCCACCGTAAACACCACCTTCATGGGCGGTGCCACCCAACACGGCATCTGGGAAGAGCGCTGCGCCGGGTGCGGCAATTGCATCACCCACTGGTTCGACGGCATGTGCCCCATCGCACGCTGTTCCAAGAGCCTGCAGCACGGCCCCTGCGGGGGAAGCAACCACGGAAAGTGCGAAGTCTCCAAAGACATCGACTGCATCTGGGACCTGATCGTGCGCAAGAAAATCGAACAGGGACGCCTCGACGATCTGCGCAAGTACTGGGCGGCCAAGGATTGGCGCACGGCCCGTGACGGCGGCCCGCGCAAAAGCGTAAGGGAGGAGTTGGTAAAATGAGCGACAACGGCTTTAAATCCGGAAGCAACCTGGAGAAAGTGCTCAAGGCCGGCCACTTCGCCTTTACCGGTGAATGCGGCCCTCCCAAGGGCGCCAACCTGAAGCATTTGAACGAAAAGATGTCGCCCTTGCGCGGTGTGGTCGATGCCATCAACGTCACCGACAACCAGACCGCCGTGGTACGCATGTCCAGCAAGGCGGCCAGCGCCCTGATGGTCCAGGCCGGCCTGGAACCCAATTTTCAGATGGTGTGCCGCGACCGCAACCGCATCGCCATGCAAAGCGACATCCTGGGCGCATATGCCCTGGGCATCCGCAACATGCTCTGCCTCTCCGGCGACCACCAGAAGTTCGGCAACCATCCCGAGGCGAAAAACGTCTACGACCTGGACAGCATGCAGCTCATCGCCCTGGTCAAGCAGATGCGCGACGAAGGTAAATTCCTCAACGGCGAGGATATCGACGAGCCGCCCCGGATGTTCATCGGGGCCGCCAGCAACCCGTTTGCCGAACCCACCGACTTCCGCGTCTACCGGCTGGCCAACAAGATCGACGCGGGCGCCGATTTCATCCAGACCCAGTGCATCTACAACATGCCGCGTTTCCGCGAATTCATGAAACGGGCGGTGGACATGGGCCTGGCCGAGCGCGCCTACATCCTGGCCGGCGTCACACCCATGAAGAGCGCCGGTATGGCCAAGTACATGGCCAAGTTCGTGCCCGGCATGGATGTGCCGGCCGAGCTGATCAAGCGCCTGGAAGGCGCCGGCAAGGGCAAGATGGCCGAAGAGGGCATCAAGTTCGCCATCGAGCAGATCGAGGAGTTCAAGGAGATGGAGGGCGTGGCCGGCGTGCATTTCATGGCCATCGAGTGGGAACACAAGGTCCCCGAAATCGCCGAACGGGCCGGCATGCTGCCCAGACCCAAGGTCGATTAGCATCGTAAACCAGCACATCCCGTGAACCCGGCCTCGTCCCCCGCGGCCGCATGTTGTGGTGTCTACATCGATGGGTGCCTGAAAAATTGATTGCCGGACGGCGCCGTAGAAAGTTCAAGATCAAGGCGCGCGACATTCCGTGCCCTGCGGCGTACCGGCCGTGCGCCGCACACGCCACGAGATGAGCGCAACGCAGGTATTGGGCTTTATACGGTGCCGTCTCACGACGGACGGACCGGCCGCCGGGCCAACCATGGTTCCGTCCAAGCGTGGATATACCCCATGAACGTGAAAAAAAGGATATTGGTGGTGGATGACGAGCCCGACCATTGCGCCCTGGTCCAGCGCATCCTGGAAAGGGCCGGGTTCGAAGTGGAGGTGGCCTACGACGGGCGCGAGTGCCTGCAGAAAGTCAAGGCCAACCCGCCGGATGCCATCGTGCTCGACGTGGTCATGCCGGAACTCGACGGCCTAGTCGTCTGCAGGACACTGAAAAACGACAAGGCTTACTGCCACATCCCCATCATGATGCTTACCGCCGAAACCTCGCCGGTCACATCCACCCGCTTTTCCCGGGATCGCGGCACCTACGCGGAGGCCGACGAATTTCTGGCCAAACCGGCATCCGCCGAAGAGATCACCCGCACCCTGAACCATCTGCTCGACCGGTAGCCTGTTCCGACTCAACTCCGGCCTTGAAACCCCACCTCCAGACCCTGCCTTCAGACCCTGCCTTCAAACATTGATTCGAAACCGCTGGAATAGTATGGTGGAAACCGACCCCTGTATTGGCACCCGTTTCGAAAGGCGCTGCCATGCCGAGCATCGAATACAAAACCACCGGCCACGAAAAATTCACGCCCGCCCAGATCGGACACTTCATCCTCGGCGTGCCCTTTCTGCGCAACCTGCTGCTGGCCTTCCTCTTCGTGGCACTGCTCTTTCCCCTGTACAGCTGGCTCTACCTGACCCCCGCCTACCGGGACCTGCTCACCCTCAGGAGCGAAGACGAGGCCCACCGCACAGCCCTCCACCTGATGCGCAAGCTGAAGATCGGCACGCTGCCCCTGAACGAGGCGATTCATCAATCCGACATGCAGGCCGCCGTGGCGGAACTGAAGGCCGACTTTCAGCTGCGCAAGCTCAAGCTGTTCGACTCCGAAGGCCTGGTCCTGTTCTCCACCGATCCGGCGGAAGTGGGCACGGTCAATCGCCACCCCTTCTTCACCGAAAAGGTGGCCCGGGGCCGGATCCATTCCCACCTGGTCAGCGCCGGGCATGCCACGCTGGAAGAAGAAAAGGCCGCCGTGGACATGGTGGAGATCTACGTGCCCATGATCCTCGACGGCACCTTCATGGGCGCCTTCGAGATTTACTACGACGTCACCGAGGCCCAGGCCCAGCTCTCGCTGCTGCAACGACGCAGCAATCTCACCATGATCTTCATCGCCGCCGGCCTGCTGACCATCGCCGGGGTGGTGCTCTACCAGGCCGGCCGGACCATGCTCGCCCACCGGGAAACGGACCGGGCCCTTGCCGAGGCCAGCCAGGACCTGGAGAAGCGGGTCGACGAACGCACCCGCGCCCTCATCGCGTCGCACACGGCCCTGGGCATGAGCGAATCGCGCTATCGCACCCTCGTGGAGACCATCCCCCACGGCATCCGGGAAATCGATCCCGGGGGCATCATCACCTTCGTCAATCCTGCCCACGGCAAACTCTACGGCTACAGCGAAGAGGAACTGATCGGCCGGTCCATGTTCGATCTGACCGCCGAGGAGGAAGAGCGCCGGCGTCTCAAGGCGCACCTGGCCCAACTGATCGCCCGGCAGCCGCGTCCGAGCCCCTGGCTCGGCCGGGACCGCACCAAGGACGGCCGCCGCATCGATGTGCAGGTGGACTGGCGCTACAAACGGGACGCCAACGGCCAGGTGATCGGCCTGACCATGATCCTCTCGGACATCACCCACCGCACCAAGGCCGAAAAGGCCCTCCTGGACAACATCGCCTTTCTCAACACCCTCATCGACACCATCCCCAACCCCGTCTTTTACAAGGATGAGCAGGGCGCGTTTCTCGGCTGCAACATCGCCTATGCCCAGACCATCGGGCTGCCCAAGGAGGCGATTCTCGGCCGGCGGCTCGTGGATCTGGACGGCATCAATTTCAAGAAGCGGGCCGCCGACTTTCATGGCCAGGACATGCTGCTCATCTCCTCCCCCGGCATCCGGACCCAGGAGGAGCGCCTCACCCTGGCCGACGGCCGGACCCGCGACTTCATGATCTACAAGGCCACCTTTCACAATATCGAAGGCCAGGTGGCCGGCATGGTGGGCATCATGGCCGACATCACCGAGCGCACCGAGGCCGATCAGCGGCGCCAACTGCTCGAACGCCAGCTCCTGCAGGCCCAGAAAATGGAGGCCCTGGGCACCCTGGCCGGCGGCATCGCCCACGATTTCAACAACATCCTGGCGGCCATCATCGGCTACACCCAACTCGTCTTCACCGACACCCCCCCGGACAGCGAAGCGCACGGCCATCTGAACCGGGTGCTCGAGGCCGGCGACCGGGCCAGCCAACTGGTCAAACAGATCCTCACCTTCAGCCGCCGCAGCGACATGGAGCCCTCCCCGATCCAGATCAAGACCATCGTCAAGGAGGTGCTCAAACTGGTGCGCGCCACCCTGCCGGTCACCATAGAAATCGTCCAGCAGATCAAGAGCGACGCCTCGATCATGGCCGATCCGGTCCAGATCCACCAGGTGATGATGAACCTGTGCGCCAACGCCGGCTACGCCATGCGCGCCAACGGCGGCAAACTCGCCGTGACCCTGGAAGATACCATGGTGGATGACGACTTTGCCCGGCGGCACGCCGACATCAACCCCGGCCCCTACCTGCGCCTCACGGTCCAGGACACCGGCTCGGGCATCGCCCCCGAACACCTCGACCGCATCTTCGACCCCTTCTTCACCACCAAACCCAAGGGCGAGGGCACCGGCATGGGGCTGTCCGTGGTTCACGGCATCGTGGCCGCGCTGCACGGTGCGATCACGGTGGAGAGCGCACCAAACAAGGGCGCTCGCTTCGACCTCTACTTCCCGGTCGTCGAAGGAAAACAGCCGGCCGTCTCCTACCCCACCGCCGGCAAGCTGCCCACGGGCAAGGAGCGCATTCTCTTCGTGGATGACGAAGTGTTCCAGACCGACATGTTCCGTCACATGCTGGGCCTGCTGGGCTACAAGGTCGATACCTGCAACAGCGGCGCCGAGGCCCTGGCGAGCTTCCGCCAGAGCCCCGACGCCTTCGACCTGGTGGTCACCGACATGATCATGCCCGAAATGACCGGCGACCACCTGGCCCGGGCCCTGCTCGAACTGAGACCCGACCTGCCCATCATCCTGTGCACTGGCTACAGCGACAACATGACCGAAGAAAAGGCCCTGGCCATGGGCATCCGAGCCTTCGCCCTCAAGCCGCTGACCATGGAAAGATTGTCGGTACTGATCCGGGAAGTGCTGGATCGGGAGTAAAATAGCTCGCCCCAATCGAGCGCATCACGCCCGGTCGCCGGATTTACATGAAGAAAAAGCGCCGGGTCAGGCGTCCGAAGGCACTCTTTCCAATCAGGAAAAAGCGTCTCGTGATCCTTATCGCCCTTGGCCGCCCGCAGTGTGACACAGCCGCGATTAAAATCCAGGTCCTTTACCCTGAGCCGCACGGCTTCGTTGAGGCGCAGTCCGCCAGCATAGATAAGCCGGATCATCAATAGGTGGAGGCCTCTCATGTTGTTGAAAATCAACTGAACTTCCTCGGGCGTCAGCACCACGGGCAGCCGCTGTTTCGGTCGGGCGCGCACCGACAGCCACAAGTGTCCGATATCCTGATTTAATACCCTGCGGAAAAAGAACAGGATAGCATTGAAAGCTTGATTTTGAGTGCTCTTTGCAACCTTGCGCTCAACAGCAAGATAGGATAGGAAGTTAATCACACTTCCGGAATCCAGTTGCCAGGGTGATGTACCATTCAGAAACGAATAGAAAGCACGCATCCAGGTGAGTTAGGTTTGTTCGGTTCTATAGGACAGATGCTTGAACCGCATGGCTCTGACCATTTGATCGATGGCCTGCTGCCATTCCCGACCAGCCGGCATCGAACGTGGCGCATCCGACTTGGCAGGCTTGCTCAGGAAATAGTGATACAGATTGATCGCTTTTTTAGCTTGGCTCACCTGCCAGTCCTGGTGAATGGAAGATATTTGCTTCAAATATCCAAGAATCGCATCTTGATCGATAGGCTGGCCAACTGGTTGTCGGCAAAAATGGTAACAATCCAAACCCCATTTAAGATAGAAGGGCGCCACATGCGGCGCAACCGCCCTGTTTTTTGCTAAAAAGTCTTTGAATCGATTCATCGTTACGATATCAGATTTTACATATTCAATCGGTCCACTATACAGTGGATATTTACGATTTCATTTGAAGGGACGAGCCAAACACGGTTCAGAAACCGTTCCATTAAACGGCAGGATGAAATTTTCTTATGGTTATCTGATGTTACCTTTTGTTTCAACTCTTTTTTCCGAACAAGGGCTTCGGGATGTAGCATGGCGTATAATTCAGTGGATCACATGGAATTCATCAAAAACGATCAACGCAACTAATATTAAAGTTAGCCAGAAATTAGCGGAAACACGATGATCGCTCGCATTTCCACCCGTTTCGAGTGCTCGGAAGACGAACTCTGGCAGAAGCTCATTGAGCCGAGGTCGCTTCAGTTCGTCGCCTCACCCATCCTGAGCTTCCTGCCCACTGAGAAAGGCGTCCTCGCTGGGGAGTGGCAGGTCGGGCCGGTGTACCCGTTGAAGCTGTATTTCTTGAAAGTAATCCCGCTGGGGCGGCATACCATTCGGTTGGTGAAGCTCGACAATGCCACGAATACTATCGAGAGTCGGGAGAGCGGCTTGCTGGCGCGGGTGTGGAATCACACCATCTCGTTTCGAGAGACGGCGCCGGGTGTCGTGACCTATGCAGATGAGATTGAAATCCAGGCAGGGCTGCTCACGCCGGTCATATGGTTGTTCGCCCAGCTGTTCTATCGGCACCGGCAACGGCGCTGGAAGGTCCTGGTAACCCTGCGAAAAGCAGGCAGAACAAGAGGCTAACATCTGGCTGGAGCCGGCGGCTGCTTCGCAGCCGCGGCTCAGCCAGGGCGTTCTCATACACTAAAAAAGGACACATCATGATTGCATATTGTGGCTTAAACTGTTCAAAATGTGACGCATATCTTGCGACCAAAGAGGATAATGAGGCAAAAAGAAAAGAAACAGCTCAAAAATGGTCTCTGATGTATAGGCATGAAATTAGGTCTGAGCAAATTCATTGTGATGGCTGCAAAGCAACCGGGTTGAAGTTTTTTCATTGTAACAATTGTGATATCCGCAAATGCTGCACTTCTAAAGGTAT
This is a stretch of genomic DNA from Desulfatitalea tepidiphila. It encodes these proteins:
- a CDS encoding hydrogenase iron-sulfur subunit; this encodes MSTTYEPQIVAYCCKYCAYAAGDLAGSMRLNYPSNVKVIQVPCTGRVDILHLLRAIEDGADAVYVAGUMEGECHFLEGNLKARRKVEYVKRTLKQLNMDEGRVEMFNLSSAQGPRFAEIATEMTERAKTLGPSPLNPCVEKV
- a CDS encoding methylenetetrahydrofolate reductase C-terminal domain-containing protein, translating into MIVADRKPLEELQAMIEPYNKIMLVGCKGCVTVCNVGGLKEVQILASTLRIARKAAGRPVQIEERVLERQCDPEYVEQLRDNCDQFEAVLSMACGVGPQFLSEAFPSQRFFPTVNTTFMGGATQHGIWEERCAGCGNCITHWFDGMCPIARCSKSLQHGPCGGSNHGKCEVSKDIDCIWDLIVRKKIEQGRLDDLRKYWAAKDWRTARDGGPRKSVREELVK
- a CDS encoding methylenetetrahydrofolate reductase produces the protein MSDNGFKSGSNLEKVLKAGHFAFTGECGPPKGANLKHLNEKMSPLRGVVDAINVTDNQTAVVRMSSKAASALMVQAGLEPNFQMVCRDRNRIAMQSDILGAYALGIRNMLCLSGDHQKFGNHPEAKNVYDLDSMQLIALVKQMRDEGKFLNGEDIDEPPRMFIGAASNPFAEPTDFRVYRLANKIDAGADFIQTQCIYNMPRFREFMKRAVDMGLAERAYILAGVTPMKSAGMAKYMAKFVPGMDVPAELIKRLEGAGKGKMAEEGIKFAIEQIEEFKEMEGVAGVHFMAIEWEHKVPEIAERAGMLPRPKVD
- a CDS encoding response regulator transcription factor is translated as MNVKKRILVVDDEPDHCALVQRILERAGFEVEVAYDGRECLQKVKANPPDAIVLDVVMPELDGLVVCRTLKNDKAYCHIPIMMLTAETSPVTSTRFSRDRGTYAEADEFLAKPASAEEITRTLNHLLDR
- a CDS encoding hybrid sensor histidine kinase/response regulator, whose protein sequence is MPSIEYKTTGHEKFTPAQIGHFILGVPFLRNLLLAFLFVALLFPLYSWLYLTPAYRDLLTLRSEDEAHRTALHLMRKLKIGTLPLNEAIHQSDMQAAVAELKADFQLRKLKLFDSEGLVLFSTDPAEVGTVNRHPFFTEKVARGRIHSHLVSAGHATLEEEKAAVDMVEIYVPMILDGTFMGAFEIYYDVTEAQAQLSLLQRRSNLTMIFIAAGLLTIAGVVLYQAGRTMLAHRETDRALAEASQDLEKRVDERTRALIASHTALGMSESRYRTLVETIPHGIREIDPGGIITFVNPAHGKLYGYSEEELIGRSMFDLTAEEEERRRLKAHLAQLIARQPRPSPWLGRDRTKDGRRIDVQVDWRYKRDANGQVIGLTMILSDITHRTKAEKALLDNIAFLNTLIDTIPNPVFYKDEQGAFLGCNIAYAQTIGLPKEAILGRRLVDLDGINFKKRAADFHGQDMLLISSPGIRTQEERLTLADGRTRDFMIYKATFHNIEGQVAGMVGIMADITERTEADQRRQLLERQLLQAQKMEALGTLAGGIAHDFNNILAAIIGYTQLVFTDTPPDSEAHGHLNRVLEAGDRASQLVKQILTFSRRSDMEPSPIQIKTIVKEVLKLVRATLPVTIEIVQQIKSDASIMADPVQIHQVMMNLCANAGYAMRANGGKLAVTLEDTMVDDDFARRHADINPGPYLRLTVQDTGSGIAPEHLDRIFDPFFTTKPKGEGTGMGLSVVHGIVAALHGAITVESAPNKGARFDLYFPVVEGKQPAVSYPTAGKLPTGKERILFVDDEVFQTDMFRHMLGLLGYKVDTCNSGAEALASFRQSPDAFDLVVTDMIMPEMTGDHLARALLELRPDLPIILCTGYSDNMTEEKALAMGIRAFALKPLTMERLSVLIREVLDRE
- a CDS encoding DUF3795 domain-containing protein, producing MIAYCGLNCSKCDAYLATKEDNEAKRKETAQKWSLMYRHEIRSEQIHCDGCKATGLKFFHCNNCDIRKCCTSKGIEHCAACEEYVCETLAGFIKLAPEAGIALEKLR